One window from the genome of Hyperolius riggenbachi isolate aHypRig1 chromosome 6, aHypRig1.pri, whole genome shotgun sequence encodes:
- the LOC137523079 gene encoding alpha-tectorin-like, producing MKMLRATPLLLAVFISVFGQGFARSPPFPGFQQFPQDYQQPYQEEQEDQQYQEDQQNQQIPSDDENDLLYPYGTDQGDETTPREDDGTSGAIHLFQEFKFFGKTHSCLYVNNNGVLSFGTAVSQYTPDPFPLKDGRAFITPFWADVDIELGGDVFYQQTTNFAILRRITRDMAIHLPQLGFTATWAFIATWHRVVFFGAANPKTNTFQAILTTDGNRYFAIFNYGDIQWTTGTASEGDPQTGIGGIPAQAGFNSGDDTHYFNIPGSRTNEVMKIASTSNVGRPGRWVFQVDELQVFNGCIFQAKFANEGETFWSDSSCSSKCHCEGSKVSCAGEACPKSGICEESGSFYICKAQEQHTCT from the exons ATGAAGATGCTGCGAGCGACCCCTTTGCTGCTAGCTG TTTTTATCTCGGTATTTGGTCAAGGATTTGCCAGATCAC CACCCTTCCCAGGCTTCCAGCAGTTTCCCCAGGACTATCAGC AGCCGTACCAAGAGGAGCAAGAGGACCAACAGTACCAAGAAGACCAACAGAACCAACAGATTCCATCTGATGATGAGA ACGACCTTCTTTACCCATATGGAACAGATCAGGGTGATGAAACGACCCCAAGAGAAGATGACGGCACCTCAGGGGCAATTCACCTTTTCCAAGAATTCAAATTCTTCGGAAAAACTCACAGTTGCCTCTAC GTGAACAACAATGGTGTCCTCTCCTTCGGCACTGCCGTATCCCAGTACACACCTGATCCCTTCCCACTGAAAGATGGACGGGCATTCATCACTCCTTTCTGGGCAGATGTAGACATCGAACTCGGAGGAGATGTTTTCTACCAGCAGACCACAAACTTTGCCATTCTGAGGAGGATAACCCGTGACATGGCCATACACCTCCCACAGTTGGGTTTCACCGCCACCTGGGCCTTCATTGCCACCTGGCACAGAGTAGTCTTCTTTGGAGCAGCTAACCCAAAG ACTAACACATTCCAGGCCATCCTTACTACCGATGGAAACCGGTATTTTGCCATCTTTAACTATGGAGACATTCAGTGGACCACTGGAACTGCCAGCGAAGGAGACCCTCAGACTGGTATTGGTGGCATCCCAGCTCAG GCGGGATTTAACAGTGGAGACGACACCCACTACTTCAATATTCCGGGATCCAGAACCAACGAGGTGATGAAAATTGCTTCTACATCCAACGTTGGCCGCCCCGGACGCTGGGTCTTCCAAGTGGATGAGCTTCAGGTTTTCAATGGCTGCATCTTCCAAG CCAAGTTTGCCAATGAAGGTGAAACGTTTTGGTCAGACTCCTCCTGCAGCAGCAAATGCCATTGTGAAGGAAGTAAAGTCTCTTGCGCAGGTGAGGCCTGTCCAAAGTCTGGCATCTGCGAGGAGTCCGGATCCTTCTACATATGCAAAGCCCAGGAGCAGCACACCTGCACATGA